A region of Lepeophtheirus salmonis chromosome 13, UVic_Lsal_1.4, whole genome shotgun sequence DNA encodes the following proteins:
- the LOC121128410 gene encoding neo-calmodulin, producing MEMYRLSEDLIADYMRAFMNCDHDKDGFINHKELTAVLRIIGLNPTEAELQDMINEVDKDGTGSLDFPEFLKIMGKKSYEEKAEEQIREAFKVFDRDGNGFITKSELRVVMMNLGEKLSEDEIDTMIADADIDGDGTINYEEFAIMMAAPTNF from the exons ATGGAGATGTATAGATTGAGTGAGGATTTGATCGCAGACTATATGAGAGCCTTTATGAACTGTGATCATGACAAGGATGGATTTATCAATCATAAGGAATTAACAGCTGTACTAAGAATCATTGGATTGAACCCAACTGAGGCGGAATTGCAG GACATGATAAATGAGGTAGACAAGGACGGAACAGGATCCCTAGACTTTCCTGAATTTCTTAAAATCATGGGTAAAAAGAGCTACGAGGAAAAAGCAGAGGAGCAAATCCGAGAGGCCTTTAAGGTCTTTGATCGG gaCGGAAATGGCTTTATTACAAAGTCAGAATTAAGAGTTGTGATGATGAATTTGGGGGAAAAGCTGTCTGAAGATGAGATCGACACCATGATAGCAGATGCAGATATTGACGGGGATGGAACGATCAATTATGAGGAATTTGCCATCATGATGGCTGCTCCaacaaatttttag